Below is a genomic region from Zea mays cultivar B73 chromosome 9, Zm-B73-REFERENCE-NAM-5.0, whole genome shotgun sequence.
TGGTtgcccggacttgagttggaggtgcttgttgtgcttcttcctctttatccttttcttcatgtgctcccccttgatccatgcctTCATATTGAGGtacttgttcctcatcttgagttaggggatgcaccagtgttgaggaagatggttgatcttgatctTGTTATTACTACGGTcacacatcacctattgccatagttcgcattgcggccgttggaacatcttcatctacatcatcaagatcaacttgctctcttggagagtcatTAGTCTTATCAAAtataacgtcactagagacttcaactaaactcgaggatttgttgaagactatatatgcctttgtatttgaattatatcctagtaaaaacccttctacagctttgggagcaaatttcgaatgtccacctttctttaccaagatgtagcatttgcttccaaatacacaaaagtaagaAACACTAggtttgttactggttaggagttcgtaggacGTCTTCTtagggaggcgatgaagatagagtcggtttatggcatggcaagtgaaagtcgcctagaggggggtgaatagggcgaaactgaaatttacaaaattaatcacaactacaagccgggttagtgttagaaatagtaatgagtccgagagagggggcgcaaaacaaatcgcaagcaaatgaagagtgtgacacgcagatttgttttaccgaggttcggttctcgcaaaccaactccccgttgaggaggccacaaaggccgggtctttttcaaccctttccctctctcaaacggtccctcggaccgagtgagcttctcttctcaaaatcaaaccgggaacaaaacttcccgcaaggaccaccacacaattggtgtctcttgcctcgattacaatggagttttgatcacaagaacaagtgagaaagaaagaagcaatccaagcgcaagagctcaaaagaacacgacaaatctctctctaatcactaaagccttgtgtggaattggagaggatttgatcacttgagtgtgtctagaattgaatgcctagctcttgtaagtggttgagaagtggaaaacttggatgacttgaatgtggggtggttggggtatttatagccccaaccaccaaactagccgtttgggtggaggctgtctgtcgtatggtgcaccggacagtccggtgcacaccagacatgtccggtgcgccagccacaacacccggccgttagggttccgaccgttggagcactgactgttgggcccgcctggatgtccggtggcgcaccggacatgaactgtagggtgtccggtgcgccagcatgggcgtgcctgacctctgcgcgcgctggcgtgcatttaatgcgctgcaggtagccgttggcgccttgcaggtagccgttggcgcctgaagtagcctttgccccgcagttacaccggacatgtctggtgaattatagcggagcagccgatgcgaattcccgaggctgccgagttcagagccgcgtcctcttggagcatcggacactgtccggtgtacaccggacagtccggtgaattatagcgtgccgACTCTCAGAAtttccgaaggtgcgaagttcagtttggagttccctggtgcaccggacactgtccggtggcacaccggacagtccggtgcgcccgaccagggtgcctttggttgTCCCttggctcctttgtttgaaccctttctcttgatcttttattggcttattgtggacctttggtacctgtagaacttataaacttgggcaaactagttagtccaattatttgtgttgggcaattcaaccaccaaaattagtttaggaaataggtgtgagcctaattccctttcagcaagctgtatttacagcttccgaccaaaaccgctcaagcGTCTTGTATTCCCCAAacattgtccttgccatgtcgattagcgtcctatttttcctctctactacaccattttgatgtggtgtatagggagcggagaactcatgcttgatgccttccttctCAAtatactcttccacttgaagattcttgaattctgaTCCATTGTcgttccttatcttcttcaccttacgctcaaactcattttgagctttaTTTAGAAAGCATTTTAAAGTACCTTGGGTTTCTAATTTatgctgcaaaaagaatacccaagtgaagtgggaaaagtcatctacaacaacaagaccatacttaattCCCccagaaagggaaatagtctcaacatttcctataatcgattttggtgtttgacgaccatcacaaaccttgtggactaactagtttgcccagttgatcatttcacaggtgcataagttcatctacaactattctaaatcgactgtccggaataccgtagattattccggatagAAGAAgattttttttggaaaaacacctaagcacggaccgtccgggcccttgcggcggaccgtcctcgACATCGTTTCGACTTCAGCCAGGAACTGAAAATCGTGGATAGTCCGACTAAACCACGGACTATCTGACTATACAATGCGGACCGTCTGACTATAATTCACGGACCGTTcgcatgtgaagacctggttcagcccgaaggtgacaagttgagcaaaaggaattatagagctgacgcggaccgtccggaccaaggGTGGACCGTCTGcatggtgtcaccgaggcagttagccgttgatctgtcagaagtatccgttgaagatgtcagaatcgaccgttggagggtcgaggaccgtccgggccctagccacggaccgtccgccagtacaatttctggcagatgcgccccaatggctatatgggtggttgagggctataatagCCACCCCAACCAGCCCATTCACAAGAATTCATTGGTCCATTtcatacacaagagttgggtattcactcctatctactagagcaacacttctatacacatcaaagcctcacaagtgccacaaaagatagatcaagcaagaaagagctactcgtgtatgtttagtgatagtgccttgtgagaattattgagagaaagtgtgtgctacctcttgtgatcatttgagcgtggagttttgactcccattcattgtaaagttagcaagagccccttatctttgtggttggccttgtGGAGACTTCGGTCtcttgttgacaaagaagaagaagagctcgctggtcttggtgatcggtggagagagggaaagggttgaaaaagactcgtccttggtggactcctcaacggggattaggttctcgagaaccgaacctcgataaaacaaatcacttgTGTCTCCTGTGCTTATTACttttgatttgtttgttttcttcctctctaagttctcttgcactattccttgctaatattattttgtgttgcttcaagttaaattctcatttagagaagcaacgccttgcaagaaagaacttgcatTATTCCTCCTTTtacctaagccctcttgctttatattccataaacttattagttgtattgatttgctaaatccgcattctttgaaagcaacactctttacaagcaagggacTTAGTTTTACACTCCGATAATTGTGCTTCTTATTCCaatcactaatcaagggatctagtttgtatttagagttataatttttaggtttcgcctattcaccccccctctaggcgactttcgccctcgatgctaagataagcaacgatCCATATGAGATTCATGtggaggagttccagtggtcttgacgttgtcatcacattcttgctttgatgagtagttcccacctgcttggcatgctgcacaaggtctgtctttctcaaaatagatatcggttagtcctaatacatgttctccctttagaagcttatgaagattcttcattccaacatgtgctagacgacgatacCAGAGTCAACCCATATTACTCTTagctattaaacatgcatctaggccgacattctcttttgagaaatcaactaaatatagcttgtcgtctaatacacctttaaaagctaatgaaccatcacttcttctaaatactGATACATcattatttgtaaataaacaattacatCCCATATGACATTATTGActtactgaaagcaaattgtaactgAGCGATTCTACTAGGAACgcattagaaattgaatgctcggtagtgatgactattttacccaaacctttaaccttgccatgattcccatctccaaagatgaccgTGTCTTGGGAAtcgttgttcttgacataggaagtgaacgttttcttctcccccgtcatgtggtttgtgcatccgctatcaataattcaGCTtgtgcccctggatgcataaacctgcaaggtaatttaagcTTGGGCTTTAGGTACGCAACTCTTgtagggtcctacaaggttagtcacataagactttggaacccaaatacaagttttgtctctcttgcacttaggccccaaatttctagcaactactttatcagTTTTGCACATAAGAACAAATGGAGCATCATAAGTTTGATAAAGCATGGTTGGTCCATTTGATGCATTTCTAGGCGCATGACAAGCAACATGATGAACATGGCGCCTAGGTCTATTCCTACCATGAGCATACAAAGAGATAGatgatgcaaacatggcatgagaataaaAACAACATTATGACGAGTAAGTAAAACAACATGATTATAACACCTATTATGATGAGCAACACTAGaaacattcttaacatgagcataaagataggtATGGTTCTTTTTGTCATGTGAAGATTGAGAGCTACTAGCTATagaagccttccctttctccttgatgagatTGGAGACCCTTTGTCTGGTTacgttcttggttcccttttggaagccaagttcatccttaatggaggatgtctaccaatggtgtaggcatccctgtcAATTTTAAGTTTTCATAATCATTCTTACAAGTTTTAAATTGAGCATTAAGGTTTGCAACATCATTATTCAACTTAATAATAGTGGAAGCATGAACATTGCAAGAATCAATATCAATTtttttacatctattacaaatagacACATGATCCACAGATGAACTAGTGATATTCACcttttctagcttagtatttaAAATCAGCATTTAAAGTCTTAAATCTAGAAATAGAATTATTACATGGAAATACTTAAGAAGAAAAAAGcttatttcttttaatttctaaataaAAGATTTTTCAGCATTAACAAGTTTATCATGTTATTCGTAAAGACTGTTAAGAGCAGGCTGCCGACTGCTcttctaagggcttgttcgtttgtgtGGGATTGCACCCGAAATTGttacagctaatcaaagtttatataaattagagaagcaatccggttagaaATCGTTCTGACCCACcattccgacacaaacgaacgagCCCTAAGACCTCGTTCGTTTTCAGTGGATCAGCCCATTCTAGACCTTGTTCCGGGTGGAACGAATGAGCCTGGTTTGGAATTTGGTACAACCCATTGAAATTGTTAATTTCGGCCCGAACTGGAATCGAAACCGGCCCGTATTAAAATTTCCCTTCACCCCACAGCCCGGAACCAACACCTTGTGTCGTACCCTCCGGATCGAAGGCTGGACGACGCGACCGCGCGGCGGCGGCTCGACGCGACCGGTGGCTTTGACGCGACCGGCACGGCGGCGACGCACAGCCCGACGACGACCCTCCCCGCTGCCTTCTCCCCGGTGAGGATCTGCTCTCTTCCTTCCCTCTCCTATCCTCTGCTCTCGCGGCGGCGAGCCCCAGCAGGGCCGGCGTGGGCCGGCCGACGTCGAGGGTGTTCGGCGTCGGTAGCCGCCACTCCGAGGAGGACCTGCGGGACCTCGTGCGGTTCCACGCAGGCGCGGCGCCGTCCGCGTCGGCCTCTGTTGGAAGTGTTGGAAGGGTGACGTCGCCTGCTGCCAAGAGGAGGCGCGGGACCAGGCCGCTGCAGAGGATCGACGAGGATGCGGCCGTCGTGCTGCACCCGACCAGCTAACAAGCTAACCTCTGTCTTGGCAGCAACTTGGTTCAAAAGATTCCTAGGTTTGCTCGTGTGTATACTTTGATTTGGTCCTCTCTCTTTTTCCCCTGCGGAACGAGAGAGTAGCAAGCAGTTTCTAGAGTCATCGAGCGCTCTGGCATATTACATTATTTGCTGCAATTTGACATGCTGTTGAATTAGGCGACCAGACGAACAATTTTCGCTCTGTGTAAATTTGCTGTTTTCTAGCTTGTCCGCTTCAAAAATGCAGATAGATTTATTTCTGTTCTATGGACTACGGGTCAAGTAATATTTTCCTTTGGCTCGTTTTTCACCGACGGCATTGGACCGTGGAGTGCGGACTGATGGCGAGATCATTGTTTATTCCGAAAATGCATGTCACCTTGAGTTCCACGCTATTGCTTACTGCTAGCTAGTATCATTGCTCAGCCTCTCAAGTTCTTGTTCAGAAACCTGCACTTCTCTGCTTGTATATATCAAGTCGCGGCGAATGTTTTTGAACTGGTTGCTAGCTAGTATCATAAGCTAATATAATCCCATGTCTGTTGCTGCCGAACAGGGCATTTGCTGGAGCTGGAAGGCGGAAGCGTTCCCGTTGGATTACTTCTTGGGCTGGAAAGAGTGAAAGACCCGGATGCACTAAATCCTGTCTTGGAACAGTTACGGCCCTGGAATTGATCCCATGCTGCCGAACGGGCCCTAAGTTGGAAcctgttcaggcggggggtcagctCGCAGCTGACTGGGGATCCGGCACCGCATCGCCAGACGCCAGGAGGGGACTATCAGCCATGGCAGCGAGGCAGCCGCCGCCTTCGTCCgcgtccgcgcccgcgcccgcggcgGGTCTCTCCATGAAGGACTACCTCAAGAGGTACGTGTCGGGCCCAGGGACCGACGGCGACCAGAAGAGGGCGAAGAAGAAGACGAAGAAGAAGCCCAAGCCCGCCGGCGGGGTGCTCATCGTCGACGAGGACCCAGTGTGGCAGAAGCCCGTGCAGGTGGACGAGGAGCCCGCGTCGTCAGGTGCGTTCCCCTCTTGTCTTGAGCCCCGAAACCCTAAATCGTAGCGCGACCTCTGGACGGATTGGTGGCCATATTCTGAACTGGGGTCGCGCTCTCGTGGTTTCAGGTGacgacaagcctctggtcgacgaggaCATCGAGGTCAAGCGGATGCGTCGCCTGGAGGCAATACGCGCCGCAAGGCCGTACAATGCTATCGCCGAGGATGGCAGCGGGTGGGTTACCGTGGCCGCCCCAGAGGAGCAGGGCGGTGGGTCCACCCACCAGCGCAGGAACGACACGCCGTTGCCAGAGCGGGGACGTGCTCCTACGAGGGAGGACCTTTCTCCTgtgcggcggaggcagcggcgcgaCACGCCCTCACCTGTGCATGGCGATGCTGCTGCAAAGGATTTTTCACCACCTAGGCGGCCCTCACCTGTGCATGGTGATGCTGCTGCAAAGGATTTTTCACCACctaggcggaggcagcggcgcaaCACGCCCTCACCTGTGCATGGCGATGCTGCTGCAAAGGATTTTTCACCACctaggcggaggcagcggcgcgaCACGCCCTCACCTGTGCCGGACGGTGCTGCTGCAAAGGATTTTTCACCACCTAGGCGGAGGCAGAGGCGTCAGGACACGCCATCACCAAAGGACAGTGGTGCAGCGGACCAGGACGATATGTCACCACCGCGGAAGTCTAGGCAGAGAGAGGACCTTTCGCCGCCAAGGAAGGGTGCTCGTCATATCACTGAGGAGCCCCGGGATATCTCGCCACGAAAGAAGAGAGACATTTCTCCCTCAAGGAAGAGTACAAAGGAAGGAGCCTCAAAACAGGTGAAGAAATCTGGACTGATGACAGCAGAAGAAGTTAAAGAGGACATAAGAAAGATTAAGGAGGCTGAGATGATTAAGTGAGTGACAAGTTCACATCTTGGAGAGATGCTTGCCCATTGATTTGGATTTGTAATATATCTATTTGTCATTTTGTTGTTAGGTTTGCATCACAGGATCCTTCTCTGGTTGGGAAAGGGGCAAAGGCAGTATTCAGAGATAAGGAAGGTAGGATGAATGCAGTATGCACATTGTACAGCTTGTATTGGCTGTTGACCCATATAGTCACTCTACTTTCTTATGCTAACATTGGTTTGTGATGTTTTCCAGGAAGACGAATAAGTGAAGAAGAAATGTGCAAGGCAAAGGAACCTGAGAAGCCAAAGGTAGATATATGTCCTTGAATTTCTTCTTTCTAGTATTATATGTTTCTTGTCCTCCTCTGAAATATTCTGTAGTTAGTTGAATTGCAATTTGCAAATATGACTCTACCTGTACAGTTTATAGATTGGAAAAACTTCTGCAACTAATTTATCTTGAACCCTGACATTGTGTAAATTAGGTCATATTTCTTGTTTTTTCTTTCTGaaaatgaattaataagtatgTTATGAAACTTCTTTTATTTCTACCTGTGTCATGAAGTGCAATTTTCTTAACCACCAAATGATTAACTGTTCATATGAGTAGGATGTACAACAGGACACCAGATCACTGACCATTTAGCTTATTGTCAACAGCTACCAACACTTATACCTATTATTGTTAAAAGTCAAAACAAATTGAAGGCTTACGACTGCAAAATTACCATCTCCGGTACTTGTGTTGTAAGTGGGATGACAATGACCCTGGGCTGGTTTGAACATGTTCGACGGAGATCTCCAGAGGCACCAATGTGTAGTAGGGTACTAAGGTGCAATAACAATAGAAAGAGAGGTAGGGGAAGACCAGATTCGATATGCAAAGTGGTAGTAAAAGGAGACTTGAAATGATGAAATATATCCAAAGATTTAGCATTGAATAGGAGTGCATGTGAACAGCTATCCATGTGCGTGAACTAACCTATGGTTTTTGTTGGATTTCaattctagcctaccccaacttgatTGAGACAAAGACTTTGTTGTTGTTGGTACTTGTACTGTACCTATTTATCCAAAAGCTACTGTTATCTAATGGCCCATGTTGTACTTATTGGCAGGAAATACATATAGAATGGGGTAAAGGGTTGGTTCAGAAACGAGAAGCTGAGTCTAGGTTGAAAGAGATTGAAGCTGAGAAGAGTAAACCTTTTGCTCGAACAAGGTACTTGGGATATGGTGCCTGTTTTTCTTTCATCTACTCTTTGTCCAGTTGAATGTGAGTCTGTCTAACCTTCTCTTGTGTGTATTTGATGTTGTGCTTTTTCTGCTTGCAGGGATGATCCTGAGCTTGATAATATGCTAAAAGAAAGAATCCGATGGGGTGATCCTATGGCTCATCTGGTCAAGGTAACTGCACTGCTGCAGCATTTGATTTGGAGTGTCTTGGTCCAGTCTGTCAACACTTCATCTATTTGTTTATGGAGAATGGCTGATATGTGTGTTAATGCATTGCAGCGGAAAGATCCAGAATTTATTTTGGAAGACTTGGGAGATGATGAAAAGATGAAAGAATCTGGCTTCATAGTACCCCAAAGTATACCTACTCACAGCTGGCTGAAACGTGGAGTGGATGCTCCTCCAAACCGCTATGGCATAAAACCCGGTCGTCATTGGGATGGCGTGGATCGCAGTAATGGTACGTTCCTTGCAATGTCACTATTAACTTTATCCTATAGCCTCACACAGCATGTGAGTGGTAAAAGAAGATTACTGGGGTTTGAATATCACTATCATGTCTTTATGCAGGCATAGATTGCAGTAGTCTAGGGTTCACGTTGTGTTTCTGTGGAGATTTTGCATGATGTTTCTGTTAAGAGATTGTTGTGTAGTGGATGCATATATGTAGATTAAGCCTGTTCAACCACAGTTTAAGCCAGTTTTTGGGACCAGCGCCGATCAAACAGTTTGTTGCGGGGTTAGGTCTTTTGGTTTTGCGGGTTGAGCAGTTTAAGCCCAGTCTTATTCTTCATGCACATGCACAGGTCGTCGCACAATGCTGATCGTACCAGGGGTCACTGATGGCTTCTCTGTGTGTGCGGTGGCTTCATGCTCTGGCCAGGCTTGACCACTGGTCATCATCAATTTCTTGTCGACACCACAGAAAAACAGTCGCGATTAAGTTTAAAAGGCTTCGCTTCTCGTCCCTTGCACTTAGCTGCGAGGCATGATGCCTCTTTCCTTGCTACAGCATCACAAGTAGTTAACATATTTCTTCCCAGGTTCTTGTCATCCTCTATAGGCCTTCATTAATTCCTCTCAGGGTGTTTCGGCGATCATGTTGTGTTGAGAGATGGAGGACATGGTTTCGTTGGTTCACTTGCAAACCAGGCCACCCATTTGAAACCATATGGGTTTGGTCTGGACTGGTTCTGTGTGTTGAGCGGTTTCACACCAAACTGCAAACATGGCTAATGTAGACTAGTCATTTGTATGTGACAATAGGAGAAAGCTCATCTCTTTAAGCTGCCCAACAACTAATAGTCATGTGCCTGGTTTTTGTTTCCTCACGCAATTAATGGGTCTGTTCATTTTCATATCTTGTGTCGTACCAACTAGCTTATATAATTGTATCTACTGGGTTTTTCTGAGCTTGGCAGATTATGCCATCTAGGTATGTGTCTATATAATATTATAATGTGGTTTTAACCTTAAGACAGAAGTGCATTCTCATTAGTGCGAATTTCGTTGGGTAGACTGTAGAGTAACTTGAGAGCCCGTTTACAATTGTCGGCAGAAAATTAAATTTCAAGCAATAAATGTCTGTCTGCCTGAGTTACAACTAAGGTTTTGGTTGCAATGGAATGGATGGACATGGTTGGGAAGCCTAAGAGAAACTCCAAAAATATTTGCTATCAGGTTTAAAACCTGAGATCTGGTGTTATCTATGCATCTGCAGGGCATACCTTGCGGCCTTCAACTTCAAAATTGTTATCCTTCTGGCCAGTTTGTAAATCTGGTGGCTGGTTCTAATTTCACTCCCATGTTTTGTTTCCAGGATTTGAGAAGGACATGTTCAAGCTGAAGAACGAGAAGCAAGCAATGGAGCAAGAAGCCTATCTTTGGTCTGTCTCTGATATGTGATCCCAACTGCTGCTCCTTACGAGAGGAATACAGTTGTGTAAAGGAAGAACCAATGGAAGACCTTTCAAACGATTTTTTTTTCACTCTTCTTATTACACAAAGTGACATCACTGGTGATGCTGCGCCGGAGTAGCCTGAATATTTTCCAGGAAAGCATTTTCAGGAATGCAGTTCAATGAAGCTGCATTACGTATTTGTTGGAAATCTGTTACTGCTGTACCATTTGTCATCCTTCACGTTTTGTAATATAGATGAACGCACTGCAAGGTTTTGGAACAGTTCAAAAGATGAGATTTTATATTCACTTTCTGGTTTCCATGTGTATAACTTGTCTTAGCAGCTGTCGCGGTTTAATTTAAATTAAATGATGGTGGATTTGAGAGCCAGCAGTTGTCGTTCCGAAAGCAGGAAACAACAGGGTTATTACTCCTTATTAGTAGTAACTGTAACTGATACTGTGTGTACGAGCTGATCCGTCCAACAGGGTTATAACTTGTTCGTTGAGGTGGAGTACTTTTATGCTAATGATGACGACTACCTGGATGCGTGCCTCGTTGCTTGTGAACTTTTTTTATCTCAATTATTGGTTTTACCATGCGTATGAAAAGGAGGACAATTTTGTAACACTATTCGATGAACTTGTTCATGTGACAAGTGCTGTAATGGCTTGTAGAAAAACAACATGCTTATATGTTTTTACTACATATCTGTTTCCGATGAGATCATAATCTTGTTTGTCCTCAGCATATTGTTTCCTCTGTACTATTTAGTGGTCTGAGGTTATGTGGGCTGGTTTGGCAGGCCAATTCCTCGCGAGTAATTTGTTGTTTCCTCTGTGTCGGCTGCCCGTGCGAGAATCTTCCCTGGATATGGCTCAGACCTGTTTGGAAGGGATATTGGCAGCCCATTTTCTGCGTGGAAACATGCCCGGTGTGTGGACGTCGGGCAACTTTGCCGGCTTGTTCCTCCTCTCGTCTCGCGCAATTGGCGGCGCTACGTGCGATCTCCATCGCCGCGACCTCTCCGCCGGTCGCCTTCCGCAGGACATCATCACCACCAACCTCGTGCTGCTGCTGGTGACATCCACCCTTCGCTCGACCGCTCCCTTTtaagacaaacttggtttatgatgAATGTTAGTGAAAACTTAAACTAAATTGTTATGAGTGGACGTGGAGAGGAGaatagaactcttcacttgattgttccttggatATATGTATTAAACCTAGTAACAACAATGCAAGTGAAATATGAGAACCCTTGGAATACAACAATCGCAATAAAGAAAATGCACAAGAGACACAACGATTTTATCTCATGGTTCGGCCAATgcttactccacgttgtggtgacctccttcggtcaagggttgcactcaacccctctcaagtgatccaaaaatcaaacttgagtaccacattgttcttccttatatcaaatccCTTTGTATGGAATCTTCACAAGTtatagtctctcacgccttacacaaatgatctcaaCCAAAGCGCAATAGTAAGGAGgaagtagaaacacacacaagatctTAAGTCGCAACAACAACACACACACGAGTTAAGAAAAGAGTGCACAAAACAACACAACGGAGTCACAGCTCAAAGACATGCTCAAATTTAGAAGAAGCGTGATCACAAAGTCTTTAGTTGTACTATGTTCAAAGAATGCTTGTATATTGTTCCATGGCACCTAGGGggttcttttatagccccaagggacctaagagccgttggagctccatttggaaggccctgattgccttctgtccgcgggtgcaccagactgtccggtgcacacgggACACTGCACAGTGCAACGATTACGTATCTCCTGATTG
It encodes:
- the LOC100280266 gene encoding uncharacterized LOC100280266 (The RefSeq protein has 1 substitution compared to this genomic sequence), with product MAARQPPPSSASAPAPAAGLSMKDYLKRYVSGPGTDGDQKRAKKKTKKKPKPAGGVLIVDEDPVWQKPVQVDEEPASSGDDKPLVDEDIEVKRMRRLEAIRAARPYNAIAEDGSGWVTVAAPEEQGGGSTHQRRNDTPLPERGRAPTREDLSPVRRRQRRDTPSPVHGDAAAKDFSPPRRPSPVHGDAAAKDFSPPRRRQRRNTPSPVHGDAAAKDFSPPRRRQRRDTPSPVPDGAAAKDFSPPRRRQRRQDTPSPKDSGAADQDDMSPPRKSRQREDLSPPRKGARHITEEPRDISPRKKRDISPSRKSTKEGASKQVKKSGLMTAEEVKEDIRKIKEAEMIKFASQDPSLVGKGAKAVFRDKEGRRISEEEMCKAKEPEKPKEIHIEWGKGLVQKREAESRLKEIEAEKSKPFARTRDDPELDNMLKERIRWGDPMAHLVKRKDPEFILEDLGDDEKMKESGFIVPQSIPTHSWLKRGVDAPPNRYGIKPGRHWDGVDRGNGFEKDMFKLKNEKQAMEQEAYLWSVSDM